Part of the Antedon mediterranea chromosome 6, ecAntMedi1.1, whole genome shotgun sequence genome, CCAGTCAGTTGCCTCGAAACACTCTTTAAGGTTTTCCACCGCGTCAGTAGACCAGATTTGAATAGATTTAGTAACAGGCTTCTCCCGTTTGATCTTTTGTTGATACACTGGGAGTAACTGAACTAAATTATGGTCCGATTTTCCGATACCTGGCTTGATATATGCTTTGTAGGCGTTGGGAATGTTTCCATAACAAAAGTCAATGGTGCTATTATGTCTTGTAGGTAGATCAACGTATTGTTTCCAATGTGGAATTACCTTCTTAAGACTGCAATTGCTGAAGTCCCCGAGTATCACTTTGAACGCATCAGGGGATTTTGTCTCATACTTGTTAGTAATTTCAGCTATCTTTCTGCTCGCAACATCACAGTCCGCCTTAGGATGGATATAACACACCATAAGATAAATCCGTGGACTTTCACGCGGTAAATAAAAGGGTCTGAGACCAAGTAGCATTATTTCAACATCAGAAGAACAGTATTTTTCTTTAACAGATACATTATTACACCACCGTTTATTGACATATGCACATACACCGCCACCTCTACTTTTTCCTGAGTCAATGTTCTTATCAAGACGCTCACAAGAGAAACCCTCAATACTCACATCGCTGTCAGAAATGTTTCCTTGAACCAAGTTTTGCTGAAACAGATCAGAGAAGAGTTCTTAAAATCTTCTTGATAGCTTACACAAGCTTCTAATTTACCAAATTTGTTACAAAGTGAATGCGAGTTTCCAAACAGAATGGTAGGTAGTGGGGGATTGAACTTTCGTCGCCGTAATCTAACCTTAATACTTCACGTTATTAGTTCTCCCTTGTTGAAAATGTCTTGTTTAATCAAAGACAACGTATACCTTTTCACCACAGGGTTCGTGGCTGAGGTCAATTTTACCGTCTTTGCCGATGATCTCCTGGCGGGGGTTCCGTGCATAAAATATATGAATTACACCACCGTCATCGAGCGAATCGGCTGAGACGGGACTATCAGActccaatttaaaaaaaaaaaaattaaaattgaactCAAGCAGTTGCTTGATCAGGTCAAATTATTTCTCGATCCACTGCAATTTGCCTATCAGAGCAATActgacaaattgccatccaacttttctagaccacaattttccgtagattacgaatatggaaggtaatcgatcaggataggaagcgttttcgagatataaggagttaaatttcaaaatttaccaattacaacaatgtattatgtatatgtattataacaaatgtattgaagcacaatttggtcttttatttcattttctatttaatcaccttatgaaaaaaaaatcctttgtgattaagggtcaaatgccaatattgaccaatcatagaacttacctataaaaaaaactaatatttaaaaaaaattggatgttttctcatcctgttaatcATACACAATGTAAAAGagcgaatacatcatttcatcagttgacataatgTCAATtccatcagttgacataaggtcaaagtcaacattttaatatgcGTATTAGTTAGTTACcaaataaatgcaaagttgtcCATACTATGATATCgatggttttacaagtaatcaaattattggATCAATAGGCCtaaagttatgttatttcaatataattttgattaatataattataatactgtattaatcaAATAAGACTTCGAtgaggataggaagcgttttcagagaaataaggggtcaaagtttaaaattgaaaaagtaTGTGTTATATATATTATGACCAATTTATTGAAGTTCAATTTAATCTTTCAATGCATTTGTACTGAATGGTTATAGGTATCTATTCAGTCaccttataaaacaaatactttataattaaaggtcaaatgtcaatattgaccaatcacaaaattTGCCtataaaaactaacatttaggacaaaatgttatgttttatcattctgGTAAGACATCAACCaatcatacacaatcaaaagagTACATTAATCATATtgatatactaaataatgcaaagATATTCAAACTATAAGAtgtttctctctctctgattttctttctttttatccttctttcattgtaggcctactgtatatttatatttattttttaaggttGTCAGAGCCGGGGGTGGTATTGGGGTTAAGCTCCCATTACCTATAAAATGCTGCCATAGGGCGTGCGTCTCAAATAGCCTCTGACAACTGAAAGTCCAACTCCTGGCCTGCACGAATGGCTTAGTTCTTTCTTTAAGCCTGGCAAAACCTGCTTTCTACTGACAGGAGAAGGGACGAAGGCGAGCCCCTGGCGCCTCAAAACCAAAAGCTTACTTGGACAGGTGGAGTTCATCAGCCGTGATAGGTAGTTCACCTAGGAGAAGGAAAACTCTGATTTAAAACCTCCGCTGCCTTGCGGCTATATCCATCATGGAAAAGGCTTCAGGAGTAAACCTCAAGGATAAATCCGGAGTGAAGCCCCTAAGGCGGTTGGAACATCGACTCGATCTCCTTCCGGCAGCTTCTGCAGCCAAACTGGTACCATACGTATTGCTCTGCTCTTCTATGGACTTCATCGGTAAAGGCCGAGAGGGGGATTCTGCCGACTGGGAGTCGCAGGGTTCCCATATTTTTCTTCGCCCAGGCGTGCACCATGGAGAGGTCACTTCAGTGCTGTTGTAAAAAACGGCTAAAATCAACACGGGAGACAGCAGTTTACGAGTGATAAGCCAAGACCAATTGGCGTAGGTCAAGGCGCTACGGGTTGTCTCCGATGGTGGGAAGGACCATCGCAGTCCCACTGGTCAGCTTTCGCCCGCCTCAAGCCGAGCAGCCATCGGCCAGTAAGATGCTGACCCGCCACAGTCTGCCTGCTTCAATGGGTGCTTGGAGCTTAGGATTCTTCCGACAAGCGGAGTGTAACTACTGCACCACGCAAAAGATTAAAGAAAAGATTAAAGAATACTACTTTGCGATTTGCAAGCTGGAACGTCAGGACCATGTGTCCTGGCTTTTCGAACGACCCACGAACGACCAACGACTCAAGAAAAACGGCTATCATCAACCGTGAGCTCAAGAGGCTCAACATCGATATCGCTGCATTACAGGAGACAAGACTCCCCTCGAATGGCAGTATAAGAGAAAGGGACTACACGTTCTTTTGGCAGGAGTTGGAACCTGACCAACCACAACTCCATGGAGTGGGGTTCGCTGTTAGTAACTCTCTTGTGGCATCAGTCGAACCACCATCCAAGGGCACCGCCCGAATCCTCTCACTCCGCCTATCAACATCTTCGGGCACAGTAAACATCTTGAGCATCTATGCACCAACTCTTTGCTCAACACCCGTGTCTAAAGATGAATTTTATGAAGAGCTGGACTCTGCCATCAGAGGAATCTCAGCCACAGAACATCTGTATTTGCTTGGCGACTTTAACGCCCGTGTGGGATCTGACCATCACTCCTGGTCCAGGAGCATTGGTCATTTTGGTGTAGGAAAACTAAATGAGAATGGCCAGAGGCTTCTGGAGCTTTGCAGTTATCATGACCTCTGCATTACCAACACATTCTTCTCCACCAAGCCTCAGCACAAAGTGTCCTGGCGACATCCAAGATCTCACCACTGGCACCAACTCGATCTCGTCATCACTCGAAGATCTTACTTAAATGACGTAAACATCACTCGCAGTTACCATAGTGGAGACTGCGATACTGATCACTCTATGGTGCGCAGCACAGTGTGTCTCCAACCAAAACAAATTCATCGCTCCAGGCACATAGGACGCCCACGCATCAACACAGTTAAGACCAATCTGCAAGATCTGTGCGCTCGTTTTGCCCAAACCATCGATGAAATGATGAAAGACTGTCCAACAGCCAACTCAGAAACGAGATGGGCTCATATTCGTGATGCCATCTATACCTCCGTCAAAGACATCTTCGGCGTGAAAGATAGGAAAACCCCCGATTGGTTTGAATCAGGAATTTCTGCGATGGAGCCAGCTTTAGAAGCAAAGCGTGCAGCGCTAATTGACTACAAAAGAGACCTTTCAGAAAGAACACTAGAGGCTCTTCGTAAATCTAGAAATAACGCTCAAAGGATAGCTCGACAGTGTTCCAACTGGTTGAACCTCTGTCAAGATATTCAACTCTCTGCTGACCACGGCAACACTGGCGCCATGTACGCTGGTATAAAAGGCCTTTGCACCTAGTGCAACGAAGATCGCACCATTAAAGACCGCCTCTGGTACCATCATAACTGATCGTGGAAAGCAGATGGAGAGATGAGTAGAGCATTACCAACAACTCT contains:
- the LOC140052425 gene encoding craniofacial development protein 2-like, producing the protein MCPGFSNDPRTTNDSRKTAIINRELKRLNIDIAALQETRLPSNGSIRERDYTFFWQELEPDQPQLHGVGFAVSNSLVASVEPPSKGTARILSLRLSTSSGTVNILSIYAPTLCSTPVSKDEFYEELDSAIRGISATEHLYLLGDFNARVGSDHHSWSRSIGHFGVGKLNENGQRLLELCSYHDLCITNTFFSTKPQHKVSWRHPRSHHWHQLDLVITRRSYLNDVNITRSYHSGDCDTDHSMVRSTVCLQPKQIHRSRHIGRPRINTVKTNLQDLCARFAQTIDEMMKDCPTANSETRWAHIRDAIYTSVKDIFGVKDRKTPDWFESGISAMEPALEAKRAALIDYKRDLSERTLEALRKSRNNAQRIARQCSNWLNLCQDIQLSADHGNTGAMYAEELENPPTLVELSKAIDVLACGKAPGKDGIPPEVLKAGSSTLLQKIHELLLQCWEEGSVPQDMRDANIVTLYTNKGDRSDCINYRGISLLSIVGKVFARVVLTRLQSLAERVYHEAQCGFRAGRLTIEKCREQSPCTWPS